A single window of Eleginops maclovinus isolate JMC-PN-2008 ecotype Puerto Natales chromosome 19, JC_Emac_rtc_rv5, whole genome shotgun sequence DNA harbors:
- the mlh3 gene encoding DNA mismatch repair protein Mlh3: protein MNTMIKCLPKEVQGKLRSGVALPSLQQCVEELILNSIDAEATCVGVRMDMEAFKVQVIDNGAGINSEDMDSLGKRYCTSKCSSIEDLDSLRWYGFRGEALASIVSLSTLVEISSRNRSTVKTHVKIFKDGKGMDVFEGETARPSAGTTVIVCNFLHNMPVRRKRVDAVLEGERIRHRVEAISLMHPSVSFTLKNDCTGAMTVQLPKARNTYHRFVQIHSLVKAQKLGEIGYTHGQFEVIGYIGREGHYNNSLQFLYVNERLLLKTKIHKLLNFLLRRLSNSNQKSESPDMQSGVRSPKTKRSQDPHGVYVINIKCSYSEYDICLEPAKTLIEFKDWDGVLLCIEEAVKAFLSRENLVAVISQDDFDNAPTELFGAHITDEKGNNTGNVGQATNSASIMDCSIGMKLASDSVHRKRKDDHLHEEGVSRESSQMVCKEEMEQQGQEKINAKECESEDSLNKDITYEPSCDLAGLNPSSDIQITVEEESSEAGEGSEMFCKSSSIIELESEKLKLSKEKDMLINNSVSNSNETLLDHFTQQIQPDIGQILPVGQGTGGHHHTLEGNRKISLSDPYIHENLLTQGMAQISKSIFQQSCEERCVALKRRISLEAGQDRTGQKQPDDFANNIPSKIPRVAVCQKLSLCKESGSLERFRRVYGKSDELKLSSQENTNRFLQSDGFVMNSQNSFLYQKDQQHGGVAEVGKEKEKLNSPVSPLTLSAFTKLKPASVQNRGKTSLANKLCQLKHQRRDNLKVLPQDNNCLSTGNDDTQGSNNNEQHCDTALNPEPAPVCSTNPLADEREEASGDWLHHYETSVGKTVYVNKVTGLSRYDEMPAEDTQVHCTSDVTNMAVSVINKMDANVESSNSLTTLYSKWKNPVFVRPPMVGVDVTSGQAVGLAVKIHNILFPYRFSKAMIHSMKVIHQVDKKFLACLINTRDEEPAAMTETEGNLLVLVDQHAAHERVRLENLVADSYEEDPDSPGEKRLCSSTILPPLEISVTEEELRLLRSCQGHLRSLGLDVKFSQAAEPQVFVGKVPLCFMEKESNEVRRGRPSVIKPVVEEYLREQIELLRSTGRVRGTLPLTVLKVLASLACHGAIKFNDSLSRDECHSLVASLSSCQLPFQCAHGRPSIAPLVDTLHLDKDEQELQRPNLLKLRRIYKAWQLYGNR from the exons ATGAACACCATGATAAAGTGTTTGCCTAAAGAGGTTCAGGGGAAACTTCGCTCCGGTGTCGCTCTGCCCTCACTTCAGCAGTGCGTGGAGGAGCTCATCCTGAACAGCATCGATGCAGAAGCGACCTGTGTGGGGGTCAGAATGGACATGGAGGCGTTTAAAGTGCAGGTGATTGACAATGGCGCTGGGATAAACTCCGAGGATATGGATTCCCTGGGGAAACGATATTGCACAAGTAAATGCAGCTCCATTGAAGACCTGGACAGCCTCAGGTGGTACGGTTTCAGAGGAGAAGCCCTGGCAAGTATAGTTTCTCTCTCCACACTTGTTGAAATCTCATCCCGGAACAGGTCAACAGTGAAAACTCACGTCAAAATCTTCAAAGATGGCAAAGGCATGGATGTGTTTGAAGGAGAGACTGCTCGACCCTCTGCAGGGACAACTGTTATCGTTTGTAACTTTCTCCACAACATGCCTGTGCGGAGGAAGAGGGTGGATGCTGTtctggagggagagaggatCAGACACAGGGTGGAGGCTATTTCTCTAATGCATCCCTCAGTGTCTTTCACCCTGAAGAATGACTGCACGGGGGCCATGACGGTGCAGCTTCCTAAAGCTAGAAACACCTACCACAGGTTTGTCCAGATACACAGCCTTGTGAAAGCACAGAAACTTGGAGAAATCGGCTACACGCACGGACAGTTTGAAGTGATTGGTTATATTGGCAGAGAGGGCCACTACAACAACAGTTTACAATTCCTGTATGTAAACGAAAGGCTGCTCCTCAAAACAAAGATACACAAGCTCCTAAATTTTCTCCTACGCAGATTGAGCAATTCAAACCAAAAAAGTGAAAGTCCAGATATGCAGTCAGGCGTTAGAAGTCCAAAGACCAAACGAAGCCAAGACCCTCATGGAGTGTACGTTATCAATATCAAATGTTCTTACTCAGAGTATGACATATGTCTTGAGCCGGCTAAAACTCTAATAGAGTTCAAAGATTGGGATGGCGTTTTGCTGTGCATAGAAGAAGCAGTGAAAGCTTTCCTGAGCAGGGAGAACTTGGTGGCTGTGATTTCCCAAGATGACTTTGACAACGCACCTACTGAATTGTTTGGCGCTCACATTACAGACGAAAAGGGGAATAACACTGGCAATGTTGGCCAAGCAACAAACAGTGCTTCTATAATGGATTGCAGTATTGGAATGAAACTGGCGTCTGATTCTGTTCATCGAAAGCGCAAAGATGACCATCTACATGAGGAAGGTGTTAGCAGGGAGTCTAGTCAGATGGTGTGCAAAGAAGAGATGGAACAACAGGGACAGGAAAAGATAAATGCAAAGGAGTGTGAAAGTGAAGACAgcttaaataaagacattacaTATGAGCCATCATGTGATCTAGCTGGACTTAACCCTTCATCTGATATACAGATTACTGTAGAAGAGGAGTCCAGTGAAGCTGGTGAAGgctctgaaatgttttgcaaGTCGAGTTCAATCATAGAGCTTGaaagtgaaaaactgaaactctccaaagaaaaagacatgttaaTAAACAATTCAGTCTCAAACAGCAATGAGACTTTACTAGACCACTTCACTCAACAAATTCAGCCTGACATAGGGCAAATATTACCTGTTGGCCAGGGTACAGGAGGACATCATCATACTTTAGAAGGTAACAGAAAGATCAGTCTGTCCGATCCATACATTCATGAGAATCTGCTGACTCAGGGCATGGCACAAATCAGCAAGTCAATATTTCAGCAGAGCTGTGAAGAGAGATGTGTTGCATTAAAACGCAGAATCTCACTGGAAGCAGGGCAGGACAGAACTGGTCAGAAACAACCCGATGACTTCGCTAATAATATTCCCTCAAAGATACCCAGGGTGGCAGTTTGTCAAAAGTTGTCTTTATGCAAGGAGTCTGGGTCGCTTGAAAGGTTTAGAAGAGTGTATGGTAAATCTGATGAGCTGAAATTATCCTCTCAAGAGAATACAAATAGATTTTTGCAGTCAGACGGATTTGTTATGAATTCCCAGAACAGTTTTCTTTACCAGAAAGATCAGCAACATGGTGGGGTTGCAGAagtgggaaaagaaaaagagaaactgaacAGCCCCGTTAGCCCACTAACACTCTCAGCATTCACCAAGTTAAAACCCGCCTCAGTGCAGAATAGAGGCAAGACATCTTTGGCAAATAAACTCTGCCAATTGAAACACCAGAGGAGAGACAATTTAAAAGTATTACCACAGGACAACAACTGTCTCAGTACTGGTAACGATGACACCCAAGGCAGCAATAACAACGAGCAACACTGTGACACCGCACTGAATCCTGAGCCGGCCCCAGTTTGCAGTACAAATCCTCTGGCCGATGAGAGGGAAGAGGCCTCAGGTGACTGGCTTCATCACTACGAAACATCTGTGGGAAAGACAGTGTACGTCAACAAAGTGACCGGGCTCAGTCGATATGATGAAATGCCTGCTGAAGATACACAAGTGCACTGTACATCTGATGTCACCAACATGGCCGTTAGTGTCATCAATAAAATGG ATGCTAATGTGGAGAGTTCCAACTCGCTGACGACGTTGTACTCCAAATGGAAAAATCCTGTGTTCGTTCGACCGCCTATG GTTGGTGTGGATGTTACGAGTGGACAAGCCGTCGGGCTGGCTGTGAAGATCCACAACATCCTGTTTCCGTACCGTTTCTCTAAGGCCATGATTCACTCAATGAAG GTTATTCATCAAGTGGATAAGAAGTTTCTTGCATGTCTTATCAACACACGAGATGAGGAGCCTGCAGCAATGACTGAAACTGAAG GAAACCTTCTGGTGCTGGTGGATCAACACGCTGCACACGAGAGAGTTCGACTTGAAAATCTAGTTGCag ATTCCTATGAGGAGGACCCAGATTCACCGGGGGAGAAACGTCTGTGTTCATCAACTATTCTGCCTCCTCTCGAGATCAGTGTCACAGAAGAAGAGCTCAGgctgctcag ATCATGTCAGGGACATTTGCGGAGCTTGGGCCTGGACGTGAAGTTCTCACAGGCAGCGGAGCCTCAAGTTTTTGTCGGGAAAGTACCACTTTGCTTCATGGAAAAGGAGAGTAATGAGGTCAGGCGGGGGAGACCATCTGTTATCAAGCCTGTTGTTGAG GAGTATCTACGAGAGCAAATCGAG TTACTCCGCTCGACTGGTAGAGTGAGAGGAACTCTGCCTCTCACTGTGCTGAAGGTGCTAGCCTCCCTAGCATGCCATG GTGCTATCAAGTTCAATGACAGCCTGAGTAGAGATGAATGCCACAGTTTGGTGGCTTCTTTGTCCTCCTGCCAGCTGCCCTTCCAGTGTGCCCACGGCCGTCCTTCCATTGCTCCCTTGGTAGACACCCTCCATTTGGACAAAGATGAACAG GAATTACAGAGACCCAACCTCCTAAAGCTGAGAAGAATTTATAAAGCGTGGCAACTTTATGGAAATAGATAA